In the Chloroflexota bacterium genome, one interval contains:
- a CDS encoding tetratricopeptide repeat protein has translation MKPTTIVSTGLLLLALTGCGAPSAADINAEGNALYEQGVYGQALNQYKEAVLMAPDRPEPQVNLGNTRYQMGDYLGAIEAPNNALQTADAATQAIIYYNQGNAHFRLEELDEAIEAYKKALRINPDDLDAKYNLELAQKIQEQQQQQQQASNQQDPNQQPQDGQQDPNQPPQDGQQPEPNQDPSGGGQPPERPQAPPSSMNPDEAERQLDQLERSEDRNREDLYDNYAVGADGNPTDSQGGDDEGW, from the coding sequence ATGAAACCTACAACGATTGTTAGCACGGGCTTGCTGTTATTAGCCCTGACTGGTTGCGGCGCACCGTCTGCCGCCGATATTAATGCTGAGGGCAACGCACTCTACGAGCAGGGCGTGTATGGCCAAGCCCTCAATCAATATAAAGAAGCTGTCTTGATGGCTCCTGATCGGCCTGAACCACAGGTTAATTTAGGCAATACGCGCTATCAAATGGGCGATTATTTAGGTGCAATCGAAGCCCCAAATAATGCCTTGCAAACTGCCGATGCTGCTACCCAAGCGATTATTTATTACAACCAAGGTAATGCCCATTTTCGGCTAGAGGAGCTTGATGAGGCGATTGAAGCCTATAAAAAAGCCTTGCGGATTAATCCCGATGACCTTGATGCCAAATATAACCTTGAGCTAGCCCAAAAAATTCAAGAGCAGCAGCAACAACAGCAACAAGCTAGCAATCAACAAGATCCCAATCAGCAGCCACAGGATGGCCAACAAGATCCTAATCAACCACCACAAGATGGCCAACAGCCTGAGCCAAATCAAGATCCAAGTGGCGGCGGCCAACCACCGGAACGCCCTCAAGCCCCACCATCGAGCATGAACCCTGATGAAGCTGAACGCCAACTCGATCAATTGGAGCGTAGCGAGGATCGCAATCGCGAAGATCTGTATGATAATTACGCGGTTGGAGCCGATGGCAACCCGACCGATAGCCAAGGCGGCGATGACGAAGGTTGGTAG
- a CDS encoding VWA domain-containing protein, producing the protein MALVPANLWLLLVLLPLAGVFWLARRAEERDRAALGDPGLIASLLSMQPTRQRRIRIVLQLSAVGLIIVALARPVWGSGDETLKRSGLQVLILLDGSRSMAAQDVRPSRIDASKRMVLALLDRLEGNQVGMLMFGSSSYVQFPLTSDLAAARSLVEPINPRGLSLGGTDVEEVITEGLRSFPIGQIEGRTMILISDGGDSDEQSDGEAVAAAREAAKMGLTIHTIGMATEAGGQIPVYDDLGNISYVEDQGQRVISKLNRPLLEQIASATGGTYFDGSTLDLNQLQTALEQSAPVDLTDQTRRVYSERFYIFAGLAFILLVADVFVGRLEQRKVVAA; encoded by the coding sequence ATGGCACTTGTACCAGCAAATTTATGGCTCTTATTGGTTTTGCTGCCCTTAGCGGGGGTTTTCTGGCTGGCTCGGCGTGCCGAAGAGCGCGATCGCGCCGCTCTCGGCGACCCAGGATTAATTGCTTCGTTGCTCTCGATGCAGCCTACCCGCCAACGTCGCATTCGGATCGTCTTGCAACTCAGTGCCGTAGGATTAATCATCGTCGCATTGGCACGGCCAGTTTGGGGCAGCGGCGACGAAACGCTCAAGCGTAGCGGTTTGCAAGTGTTAATCTTGCTTGATGGCTCCCGCAGTATGGCGGCTCAAGATGTGCGACCATCGCGAATCGATGCTAGCAAACGCATGGTTTTAGCCTTGCTTGACCGCTTAGAAGGCAATCAAGTCGGCATGCTGATGTTTGGTTCATCGAGTTATGTGCAATTTCCCTTGACCAGCGACCTTGCAGCGGCCCGCTCTTTGGTTGAGCCAATCAACCCACGCGGGCTTTCGCTCGGTGGAACCGATGTTGAAGAAGTCATCACCGAGGGCTTACGCTCATTTCCAATTGGCCAAATCGAAGGCCGAACCATGATTTTGATCAGCGATGGCGGCGATTCCGATGAGCAAAGCGATGGTGAAGCGGTTGCCGCCGCCCGCGAAGCTGCCAAAATGGGGCTGACAATTCATACAATTGGCATGGCAACCGAAGCTGGCGGCCAAATTCCAGTCTACGATGATCTCGGCAACATTAGCTATGTTGAAGATCAAGGCCAACGGGTGATTAGCAAACTCAATCGACCTTTGCTTGAACAAATTGCCTCAGCCACTGGTGGAACCTACTTCGATGGCAGCACGTTAGATCTTAACCAATTGCAAACGGCGCTTGAACAAAGCGCTCCGGTTGATCTGACTGATCAAACTCGGCGAGTTTACAGCGAGCGCTTCTATATTTTCGCAGGCTTAGCCTTTATTTTATTGGTTGCCGATGTCTTTGTTGGGCGCTTGGAGCAACGAAAGGTGGTAGCAGCATGA
- a CDS encoding VWA domain-containing protein, which translates to MTFAYPLLFWLLPIVPIVWWSMYRRSRGEVVTMRFSDLGMLRGVKPSWRIRMRPVLISLRAAAVGLLVVVLTRPQYAQSSERVVREGIDIQLALDISLSMKAGDFDPKDRITVAKEVIAEFVKGRKDDRIGLVVFSGHAFTQVPLTLDYDFLQNLLGQVQTVRRPDGTAIGLALAHSVNGLRNSTTKSKVVILLTDGSNNRGDIEPAQAAEIARALDVRVYTILVGKPGNGEYPVHDPWRDETYLIPAPTAEDEVALRDIAEQTGGIFFRAGDEQGLRDVYDTIDKMERSQVASEKLVRYTEAWQPWAAGALLLLMIEILLRNTILRSIG; encoded by the coding sequence ATGACATTTGCTTATCCATTGTTATTTTGGTTGTTGCCAATTGTGCCGATTGTCTGGTGGTCGATGTATCGCCGAAGTCGCGGCGAAGTGGTAACCATGCGCTTCTCCGATTTGGGCATGCTGCGTGGGGTCAAGCCGTCGTGGCGGATTCGCATGCGGCCTGTGTTGATTTCGTTGCGAGCTGCGGCGGTTGGCTTATTGGTGGTTGTGCTCACCCGCCCACAATATGCCCAAAGCTCCGAACGGGTAGTGCGCGAAGGCATCGATATTCAGCTAGCCTTGGATATTTCGTTGAGTATGAAGGCTGGCGACTTCGATCCAAAAGATCGAATTACCGTGGCCAAAGAAGTTATTGCCGAGTTTGTCAAAGGCCGCAAAGATGATCGGATTGGGCTGGTAGTTTTTTCGGGCCATGCCTTTACCCAAGTACCCTTGACGCTTGATTACGACTTTTTGCAAAATTTATTGGGTCAAGTGCAAACCGTGCGTCGCCCTGATGGTACAGCGATTGGCCTCGCCTTAGCCCACTCGGTCAATGGCTTGCGTAATAGCACCACCAAAAGCAAGGTCGTGATTTTGCTCACCGACGGCTCGAACAATCGTGGCGATATCGAGCCAGCCCAAGCTGCCGAAATTGCCCGAGCTTTGGATGTGCGGGTCTACACCATTTTGGTTGGTAAACCAGGCAACGGCGAATATCCAGTGCATGATCCTTGGCGCGATGAAACCTATTTGATTCCAGCACCAACTGCCGAGGATGAAGTGGCCCTACGTGATATTGCTGAACAGACGGGTGGTATTTTCTTCCGTGCTGGCGATGAACAAGGCCTACGCGATGTCTACGATACGATCGATAAAATGGAACGTTCGCAAGTTGCTAGCGAAAAATTAGTTCGTTACACCGAGGCTTGGCAACCATGGGCCGCCGGAGCACTTTTGCTCTTGATGATTGAAATTTTGCTACGCAATACCATCCTACGGAGTATTGGCTAA
- a CDS encoding DUF58 domain-containing protein produces the protein MNLQELMRQVRFIELKTTKLVTGVFAGMYMSSFKGRGVEFDEIREYEPGDDVRAIDWNVTARTGRPFIKRFVEEREMTVMLLVDMSASADFGTTRKLKRELEAELCATLAFSAVRNNDRVGMLLFTEEVERFIPPRKGRNHVMQIVRSLLTIDPEHRGTNITKALDYLNNVVEGKALVFIISDFRSLDNWIRPLRITARRHDVVAVRVEDPRERKLPKVGLVRLQDAETGQELVVDLRNEKLREMFEKQAEAQHQSHVAELRALGVDHMSLQTDGRYADSLQSFFNRRMKRRERG, from the coding sequence ATGAACTTACAAGAACTCATGCGCCAAGTGCGCTTCATTGAATTGAAAACGACCAAGTTGGTAACTGGTGTGTTTGCAGGCATGTACATGAGCAGCTTCAAGGGGCGTGGCGTTGAGTTCGATGAAATTCGCGAATACGAGCCTGGCGATGATGTTCGTGCGATCGATTGGAATGTTACGGCGCGGACAGGTCGTCCGTTTATCAAGCGCTTCGTCGAAGAGCGTGAAATGACGGTGATGCTGTTAGTCGATATGAGTGCTTCGGCAGATTTCGGCACAACTCGCAAACTCAAACGCGAACTAGAAGCCGAATTATGCGCAACCTTGGCATTTTCGGCAGTGCGCAATAACGACCGCGTGGGCATGCTGCTGTTTACCGAAGAAGTTGAGCGCTTTATCCCGCCGCGCAAAGGCCGCAACCATGTGATGCAAATTGTGCGCTCATTGCTCACAATCGACCCTGAGCATCGCGGCACCAACATTACCAAAGCCTTGGATTACCTCAATAATGTGGTCGAAGGCAAAGCCTTGGTCTTCATCATCTCGGATTTTCGCTCGCTCGATAATTGGATTCGACCGTTGCGGATTACGGCGCGTCGCCATGATGTCGTCGCAGTGCGCGTAGAAGATCCGCGCGAACGCAAATTGCCCAAGGTTGGCTTGGTACGGCTACAAGATGCTGAAACCGGCCAAGAGTTGGTCGTCGATTTGCGCAACGAAAAATTACGCGAAATGTTTGAAAAGCAGGCCGAAGCTCAGCACCAAAGCCATGTGGCCGAACTACGGGCCTTGGGCGTTGATCATATGAGTTTGCAAACTGATGGGCGTTACGCCGATTCGCTGCAAAGCTTCTTTAATCGTCGGATGAAACGCCGTGAACGCGGCTAG
- a CDS encoding MoxR family ATPase, with protein METNSSDVRRAGEALQSLVGEVGKIVVGQRALAERILIGLLANGHLLIEGVPGLAKTLMVKSMAEGIHAQFERIQFTPDLLPGDLIGTQIYNQRTGDFSIKKGPIFTNFLLADEINRAPAKVQSALLEAMQERQVTIGSDTFKLPHPYLVMATQNPIENDGTYPLPEAQVDRFMLKVVVDYPTREEEYEILNRMTGATTPKMSTTMTIEELDNARKIFHQIYIDDRVKHYILDLVFATRKPEQYGLAQIKPYIEFGASPRATIFMTLAAKGAAFLQGRAYVTPDDVKHMALDVLRHRLIATYEAEAENITSENLVAQILNRVRVP; from the coding sequence TTGGAAACAAATAGTAGCGATGTACGCCGCGCAGGCGAGGCCTTGCAAAGCCTTGTGGGCGAAGTAGGAAAAATTGTGGTTGGGCAGCGGGCCTTAGCTGAACGCATCTTGATTGGGTTGTTGGCCAATGGTCACTTATTAATTGAAGGTGTTCCAGGGTTGGCCAAAACCTTGATGGTCAAAAGTATGGCCGAAGGGATTCATGCCCAATTTGAACGGATTCAGTTTACCCCCGATTTGTTGCCTGGCGACTTGATCGGTACGCAAATTTACAATCAACGCACTGGCGATTTCTCGATTAAAAAAGGGCCAATTTTTACCAACTTTTTGCTGGCCGACGAAATTAACCGTGCCCCGGCCAAAGTGCAAAGTGCTTTGCTCGAAGCCATGCAAGAGCGCCAAGTGACAATTGGCTCGGATACCTTTAAATTGCCCCACCCGTATTTGGTGATGGCAACCCAAAACCCCATTGAAAACGATGGAACTTACCCCTTGCCTGAAGCTCAAGTTGACCGTTTTATGCTCAAAGTCGTGGTCGATTACCCAACCCGCGAGGAAGAATACGAAATTCTCAATCGCATGACTGGGGCAACCACTCCTAAAATGAGCACAACCATGACGATCGAGGAGCTTGATAACGCTCGCAAGATTTTCCATCAAATTTATATTGATGATCGGGTCAAGCATTATATTTTGGATTTGGTGTTTGCCACCCGTAAACCTGAACAATATGGCTTGGCCCAAATCAAGCCCTATATTGAATTTGGTGCATCGCCACGGGCCACCATTTTTATGACCTTGGCCGCCAAAGGGGCCGCCTTCTTGCAAGGCCGCGCTTATGTTACGCCCGATGACGTTAAACATATGGCCTTGGATGTGTTGCGCCACCGTTTGATCGCCACCTACGAAGCCGAAGCCGAAAATATCACGTCGGAAAACTTGGTCGCCCAAATTCTCAATCGAGTGCGGGTACCGTAG
- a CDS encoding cupredoxin domain-containing protein, producing the protein MKKLSLALLLVVSLTLAACGGEAATTAPSTDNGAATSAPSTGGGSSTLTIDAAAGGTLAFAATAAETTAGEVTVTFNNPGALAHNLVIVKTGEEQAAVDASMASAPDFLPPAGSTLGHSKTIAAGASDTFTVSLQPGTYSFICTYPAHYAAGMKGTLTVK; encoded by the coding sequence GTGAAGAAGTTGAGTCTTGCACTCTTGCTTGTTGTTTCGTTAACTTTAGCTGCTTGTGGTGGAGAAGCTGCCACGACCGCCCCATCAACAGATAACGGCGCTGCAACCAGCGCACCCAGCACCGGTGGCGGTAGCTCGACTCTGACGATTGACGCTGCAGCTGGTGGTACTTTAGCTTTTGCCGCAACGGCAGCCGAAACCACCGCTGGCGAAGTAACCGTAACCTTCAATAACCCAGGCGCTTTGGCCCATAACTTGGTTATCGTTAAAACTGGCGAAGAACAAGCTGCAGTTGATGCCTCGATGGCTTCGGCTCCCGACTTCTTGCCTCCCGCAGGCTCGACCCTTGGTCATAGCAAAACGATTGCTGCTGGCGCAAGCGATACCTTCACCGTCAGCTTGCAACCAGGTACCTACAGCTTTATCTGTACCTACCCAGCCCACTATGCTGCTGGCATGAAGGGTACTTTGACCGTCAAATAA
- a CDS encoding PstS family phosphate ABC transporter substrate-binding protein, which produces MLQRFFLLCCLVTLAGCGVTTAQPTATSLPATATPAPTTLAQTTPAVTANPALRGTIVIDGSSTVFPITEAVAREFALTAPNVQVQLGVSGTGGGFKKFCAGETVISDASRPIKQSEAAECAANQIDFVEIPVAFDGLSLVANPSNTWLECMTVAELNTLWQPDATNIITNWRMLRPIWPTSTLQLYGAGQDSGTFDYFTSAIVGTEGSSRSDVISSEDDYLIAQDIAGDPNALGYFGYAYYREYQERLKLIAVDAGNGCVLPSEQTIADGSYQPLSRPIFIYVRADALDRAEVAAFVDFYLSDLARVVADVKYVPLPARAYQFAQERVQQRKLGSLFEGGSQIGVSIERLLELEGQ; this is translated from the coding sequence GTGCTACAACGATTTTTTTTGCTTTGCTGCCTCGTAACGTTGGCTGGATGTGGTGTAACTACCGCCCAACCGACGGCTACAAGCCTCCCCGCGACAGCAACACCCGCTCCAACCACCCTCGCTCAAACAACTCCTGCAGTAACGGCGAATCCAGCTTTGCGCGGCACAATCGTGATCGATGGCTCAAGCACGGTGTTTCCAATTACTGAGGCAGTTGCCCGTGAGTTTGCCCTGACTGCGCCGAATGTCCAAGTGCAATTGGGCGTGAGCGGCACTGGTGGCGGGTTTAAGAAGTTTTGTGCTGGTGAAACGGTGATCTCCGATGCTTCGCGCCCAATCAAGCAGAGCGAAGCTGCCGAGTGTGCTGCCAATCAGATTGATTTTGTGGAAATTCCAGTGGCCTTCGATGGCCTCTCGTTGGTTGCCAACCCCAGTAATACATGGCTCGAATGTATGACTGTAGCCGAATTAAACACGCTCTGGCAGCCAGATGCGACCAATATTATTACCAATTGGCGCATGTTGCGCCCCATTTGGCCAACCAGTACCTTGCAATTGTATGGCGCAGGTCAAGATTCAGGCACCTTCGATTATTTCACCAGCGCAATTGTTGGAACTGAGGGTTCCAGCCGTAGCGACGTGATCAGCAGCGAAGACGATTATCTGATTGCTCAGGATATTGCGGGCGACCCCAATGCCTTGGGCTATTTTGGTTATGCCTACTATCGCGAATACCAAGAACGTCTGAAATTAATTGCGGTTGATGCTGGCAATGGCTGCGTCCTGCCTTCGGAGCAAACGATTGCCGATGGCTCGTATCAACCACTTTCGCGGCCAATTTTCATCTATGTGCGAGCCGATGCGCTTGATCGGGCTGAAGTGGCGGCGTTTGTTGATTTTTATCTCAGCGATTTGGCGCGGGTGGTGGCTGACGTGAAATATGTGCCCTTACCAGCCCGAGCCTATCAATTTGCCCAAGAGCGCGTGCAACAACGCAAACTTGGCTCGCTGTTCGAAGGTGGTTCGCAAATCGGGGTTTCGATTGAACGCTTGCTTGAGCTAGAAGGACAATAA
- a CDS encoding HAMP domain-containing protein, producing MRLSFRTKLLGSIALDLALMIALGVFALNGFSNVFQKASMIEQITIPSLDLSDRINFISTKYHALQLEYIINNSAADKARIEGEMQALEQQMDNAFAAYRQLDTTMVEGETLNAVAMAWQRFVLETNEQFLPTARLSNTGSVQPALNRLNPYYEDVLSATDILGQLSQNQANEALASVGQTFESARLVIYGEIAFTVLLSGAIGLMLATRTARRIRNLTDATVAVAGGDLERTVQVRGGDELQTLASNFNSMVRSLREHRDMLELRNAELAESLYVQQQLTEDIIRRKQAEEIALRAQAAAEAASQAKSMFVATMSHELRTPLNAILGYTQLLHLGAKARGQEDVLPQLERIRLAGKHLLTLVSNVLDFSKIEHGKMNLDLGDVQLASLVDEVMGIVQPLAEARFDQLTTEFASTSLIYSDGGKIRQILFNLLSNAIKFTEAGTVTLRVWDEQRAGEPWLVFAVSDTGIGMAPDQLRRLFKPFVQADESTTRTYGGTGLGLALSQQLAAMLGGSISVESCPNVGSTFTLQIPVQCPEQSEATLVMAASPLVNSSAVA from the coding sequence ATGCGGCTTTCTTTTCGCACAAAATTGCTTGGCTCAATTGCCCTCGACTTGGCCTTGATGATCGCCTTGGGTGTTTTTGCGTTAAACGGCTTTAGTAACGTTTTTCAAAAAGCCTCGATGATTGAGCAAATTACCATTCCTTCGCTCGATTTGAGCGATCGGATTAATTTTATCAGCACAAAATATCATGCCTTGCAGCTTGAATATATTATCAACAACAGTGCTGCTGATAAAGCCCGCATCGAGGGCGAAATGCAAGCGCTTGAGCAACAAATGGATAATGCATTTGCTGCATATCGCCAACTTGATACCACTATGGTCGAAGGCGAAACCTTGAACGCGGTGGCGATGGCTTGGCAACGCTTTGTGCTAGAAACTAACGAACAGTTTTTGCCAACTGCGCGTTTGAGCAATACTGGCAGTGTGCAGCCAGCGCTCAATCGCCTCAATCCCTATTATGAAGATGTGCTTAGTGCCACCGATATTTTGGGTCAGTTGAGCCAAAATCAAGCCAACGAGGCCTTGGCTTCGGTTGGCCAAACCTTTGAATCAGCGCGTTTGGTGATTTATGGCGAAATTGCCTTTACCGTGCTGCTTTCGGGCGCGATTGGCTTGATGCTGGCAACCCGCACGGCACGGCGGATTCGCAATCTGACTGATGCCACCGTGGCTGTGGCTGGTGGTGATTTGGAACGCACGGTGCAAGTGCGTGGCGGCGATGAATTGCAAACCTTGGCGAGCAACTTCAACAGCATGGTGCGTAGCTTGCGCGAGCATCGCGATATGCTCGAACTGCGCAATGCTGAACTGGCCGAGAGTTTGTATGTGCAGCAACAATTGACCGAGGATATTATTCGGCGCAAGCAGGCCGAAGAGATTGCTTTACGCGCTCAGGCAGCAGCCGAAGCGGCGAGCCAAGCCAAAAGTATGTTTGTGGCAACCATGAGCCACGAGTTGCGCACCCCGTTGAATGCAATTTTGGGCTATACCCAATTATTGCATCTCGGAGCCAAAGCGCGAGGCCAAGAAGATGTTTTGCCCCAGCTTGAGCGGATTCGCTTGGCGGGCAAACATCTGCTCACCTTAGTTTCGAATGTACTCGATTTCTCCAAAATTGAGCATGGCAAGATGAACCTTGATCTTGGCGATGTGCAATTGGCCAGCTTAGTTGATGAAGTGATGGGGATTGTTCAGCCCTTAGCTGAAGCCCGTTTTGATCAACTGACGACTGAATTTGCTAGTACCAGCCTGATTTACAGCGATGGTGGCAAAATTCGCCAGATTTTATTCAACTTATTGAGCAATGCGATTAAATTTACCGAAGCTGGCACAGTGACCCTGCGCGTGTGGGATGAGCAACGTGCTGGCGAGCCATGGCTGGTATTTGCGGTTAGCGATACTGGCATCGGCATGGCTCCTGATCAATTACGGCGTTTGTTTAAGCCATTTGTCCAAGCCGATGAATCGACGACCCGCACTTATGGCGGGACTGGTTTAGGCTTGGCGCTTAGTCAGCAACTTGCAGCGATGCTTGGCGGCTCGATCAGTGTTGAAAGCTGCCCCAATGTTGGCTCGACCTTTACATTGCAGATACCCGTTCAATGTCCAGAGCAATCTGAAGCTACGCTGGTGATGGCAGCATCGCCACTGGTTAATTCGAGCGCTGTGGCCTGA